ATCGCTTTGATGAACCGGTAGGTGAAGAAGCCGATCGCCGGGACGATCACCAGCGTCAGGAGTGCGAGTTGCCAGTTGTAGTAAAAGAGGATCGCCGAGATCCCCAGGACCATCACCGACAGCCGGAACGCCGAGTTCATCCCGTCGTTGAGGAACCGTTCCAGGCGGTTCACGTCGTTGCTGAGGACCGACATCATCTCCCCGGTCTGCTTGTCGGCGAAGAAGTCCATGTTCAGGCGCTGCATCCGGTCGTAGGTGTCGGTCCGGACGGCGTGTTGAATGCGCTGAGCGAAGGCGTTCCATCCCCAGTTTCGGGTCCAGTGGAACCCAGCCCCGAGAATGAACGCCCCGGCGATGATACTCGACGCGAGTATCACCTGGGACTCGGGATCGGTGGCGTACGCGGAGAGGTCGACCGGCCCCAGCGCGAACGGTCGATTGTCCCGGAAGATCGCGTCGACGGCGATCCCGAGCAACACCGGGGGCAGCAGATCCAGCAGCCGCGCGACGATACTACTCAGTAGACCGACCGTGAACGCGCCGGCGTTGTCCCGGCCGTACTCGGCGAACAGCCGGCGCATCGGGTGATCGACGTTTTCTCGAACGTCCTCGAAGGCGTCGTCGTCCCCGGCGTCGACATCCATGCACGCTTGTGAATGGGTCGGTCACCTAAAGCCCGTCGTCTCCGTGAGAACAGCACACACGGAGGAGCTACGACGCGGTGACGTTCGGGAGTCGCAGTCGGTCGCCGACGGAGACGCCGGTCTCGTTGGTCCAGCCGCGGTTGACCTCCAGCACGTACTTCCCGGTACCGGGATACCGGCGCTCGTACTCGCCGTCGGGGACCGGCGCGTGGTGAATCCGGGTGACCGTGCCGTTGGGCGCGACGTAGACGATGTCCAGCGGGAACGACATCTCTCGCATCACGAAGGCGTGTTCGCCGGTTTCGGGAAAGACGAACAGCATGCCCTCGTCCCACGCCAGCGAGTCGGTGTCGCTCAGCCCGGTGATGCGTTCGCTGTCGTTGTCCGCGATCGCCACGGAGACGGTTCCCAGCGGCGTACACGTCTCGTCCAGTGCCGTCACGGTCGCGTTCGTCGGCGACGGCGTCCCCGTCGGCCCCGCGTCACAGGACGGAGTCGATGTGGTCTGTCGGTCTGGGCCGCTCTCGTCGCCGGTCCCCGCAGGATCGGTCGTCTCGCCGGGAATCTGTACCCGGTCGCCGACGCGGACGCCGGTCTCGTTGGTCCAGCCGCGATTGACCTCCAGGACGTACTTGCCCTCGCCGCTGTACTCCCGGAGGTCGCTCTCGCTGGCTCCGTCGGCCGGCGTGGGCGCGTGGTGAATCCGCGTGATCGTCCCGTTCTCGGCGACGAAGACGATGTCCAGCGGGAACGACATCGCGCGCATCACGTAGCCGTGGCGCTCCTGTCGGTCGTGGACGAACACCATCCCCTCGTCGGCAGCCAGCGACTCGGTCCGGCTGAGCCCGACGAGTCGCTGCTGCCACGTGTCGGCGATGCGGGCGTCGACCGCGCCGAGTTCCGTCCCGTCCTCGTCGACGACCGTCACCGTCGTCCGCTCGTAGCTCCCCGGATCGACGAACTGGAGCCAGACGCCCGACCAGACGACGAGCGCTCCGACGACGAGGAGGGCGATAACACCCCCGACGACCGCTGTCGACCGCTCCATGCTCGACCCCTGGGGTGTGATCGGGGTAACGCTGTCGCCTCCAGAGAGAAAGGGTTATTTCCCCGCATCGTTTCTCTGCCGGTGTCGGGCCCGTGGTCTAGTGGTTATGACGCTTCCCTTACAAGGAAGAGGCCGGTGGTTCAAATCCGCCCGGGCCCATTCTGCTGCGACGAGTGGACACGAGGAGCGGAGCAATCACGCCGGGAGAGGATTTGAGCCTTGCGAGACGAACAGCGTGAGTCTCGCTCCGGTTCAAATCCGCCCGGGCCCATTCTGCTGCGAACGACAGTGAGCAGCGAATGGCACGCGCGGATTTGCACCCTGGAAGACGAGCGAAGCGAGTCTTCCTCCGGTTCAAATCCGCCGGGAGCGCACGGCACAAAGCGCCGCGAACGCCCGGTCACGATCCGTCGCTCACATCGCACCGGCGACGCCGCTGCCGATCGCGGCCCCACACTCGCCGCAGGCGACGAGGTAGAACCGCTTGGAGGCGGTGAAAAAGCCCGTCGTCGAGTCCATGTCGACGAACTCCACGTCGTCTTGCTGGTCGAGCGTCGCCTCGCACTCGGGACAGTGGGCCATCAGACCGCACCTCCGTTCGACTTCGCACCGGCGACGCCGCTGCCGATCGTCAGGCCGCAGGCGGCACAGTTGGCCGTGTAGAACCGCTTTGAGGCTTTGATGAAGCCAGTCGTGGCGTCGGTCTCGGCGAACTCGATGTCGTCGGCCGTTTCGAGGGTCGTCTGACATTCAGGGCAGTGTACCATGCGGCCGGGCCTGCGCCGGCCTGCGGTAAATGCTTCGTGGTGATACTACCGGCTGTAAATCTGTGAACGATTTCGCCATCCCGGGGTGGCGAAGATCTTCACGAAGTTACAGCCGTCAGTATGAGTGTCACCCCGAGACGTTTGTCCCGCGAAGTCGTAGGGTGCCACATGCCCACCTGCTACGCCGCGCTGGACGACCGTCTGCTGGTGATCGAGGACGACGACTGGATGGCCCGGGAGCGACCCGTGGCGGACTCACTGGAGTGTGTCGCCGCCACGCCGGAGCGTCCCGGGCGGGTCTTCGTCGGGACCGTCGACGCGGGCCTCCAGTACAGCACCGACGGCGGTGACAGTTGGACCACTGGACTGGACACCGACGACCGTGTGACCGCCGTGACGGTCAGTCCGCACGATCCCGACGTGATCTGG
Above is a genomic segment from Halomicrobium sp. LC1Hm containing:
- a CDS encoding DUF192 domain-containing protein, which encodes MTALDETCTPLGTVSVAIADNDSERITGLSDTDSLAWDEGMLFVFPETGEHAFVMREMSFPLDIVYVAPNGTVTRIHHAPVPDGEYERRYPGTGKYVLEVNRGWTNETGVSVGDRLRLPNVTAS